The stretch of DNA AAAGGTTTCTTCCGGGAAGGAAGGTGTACCCAGGCCATCCTGATTGGTCACCATCACCCACTCGAAATCAAGATTCTTACGCATAAAAGATAAATTGCGGAATACACCGGGAATAAATTCAAGTTTATCCAGCGAATCGAGCTGGTAATCAACAGGAGGTTCTACGACTAATGTCCCGTCCCGGTCGATGAACAAACATCTTTTCAATATTTTCTTTGATTCATTTTCCATATATTGCAAGTGCTTCTACCAATATTCTGTTTTCTTCTGCATTCCCTACCGTTATACGCAAACAACCAGAACACAAAGTTATTTTATTACGGTTACGCACAATAATACCTTTATCTTGCAAGTAATTATATAAGGCGGCCGCATCTCGTGTTCTTACCAATAAAAAATTGGCATCACTGGGATAGACTTTGGTAACAAAAGGAAATTCCTGCAAAAGGGTTTCCAGTTTCAAACGTTCCCGTAACAATACGTCCACCCATTCTTTTACGCATTCTTCCTTTTCCAGTATCTCTAAAGCATATTCCTGAGTAAGCGCATTGATATTATACGGATATTTAACCTTATTGAATACCTCTATTATTCCGGACGACGCAAACGCCATTCCCAACCTTACACCGGCACTTCCCCATGCTTTTGAAAATGTTTGCAAAATAACCAGCCGCGGATAATCGGGAAGACGTTTCAAGAATGAGTCCTGCGAAGAGAAATCTATATAGGCCTCATCTATCACCAAAATTCCTCTAAAATTATCCAGCAAGTATTTTATTTTTGATGCGTCGAAAGTATTGCCGGTAGGATTGTTAGGAGAACATATAAAAAGCAGTTTGGTATGATCGTCGGCCACAGCCAGTAAATCTACAGGATCGAAATCGAACTCTTCATCCAACGGCACTTTCCTGTATTCCACATCATTAATGTTCGCACATACTTCGTACATCCCGTAAGTAGGTTCGATAGCTACTGCATTATCGCGGGCGGGAATACAAAACACACGAAACAGAAGGTCTATTGCTTCATCACTTCCGGCTCCCAAAAAAACAGAATCGGGAGAGAGTCCTTTTATTCGAGCGATTTTTTCTTTGATACGGGATTGTAACGGATCGGGATAACGGTTATAAGGGGTGTTAAAAGGACTTTCATTAGCATCCAGCCATACGGAAGCTTCCCCTTTAAACTCACTACGGGCCGAAGAATAAGGAGTCAGCCTGAGAATATTAGGTCTCATCAACTGTTCTATTTCTGTCATTGTTTTTTGTTTTTTGATATTATTTCATTTAACCTTACCGTTACTGCATTTTTGTGCGCGTCCAACTGTTCAAAAGATGCCATTGTCTCGATGACAGGCCCCAGGGAAACCAGCCCTTTTTCCGTTATTTCCTGAAATGTTAT from Barnesiella propionica encodes:
- the hisC gene encoding histidinol-phosphate transaminase — protein: MTEIEQLMRPNILRLTPYSSARSEFKGEASVWLDANESPFNTPYNRYPDPLQSRIKEKIARIKGLSPDSVFLGAGSDEAIDLLFRVFCIPARDNAVAIEPTYGMYEVCANINDVEYRKVPLDEEFDFDPVDLLAVADDHTKLLFICSPNNPTGNTFDASKIKYLLDNFRGILVIDEAYIDFSSQDSFLKRLPDYPRLVILQTFSKAWGSAGVRLGMAFASSGIIEVFNKVKYPYNINALTQEYALEILEKEECVKEWVDVLLRERLKLETLLQEFPFVTKVYPSDANFLLVRTRDAAALYNYLQDKGIIVRNRNKITLCSGCLRITVGNAEENRILVEALAIYGK